The Leucoraja erinacea ecotype New England chromosome 12, Leri_hhj_1, whole genome shotgun sequence genome segment gccaacatttcgggcagggtctgaagaagggttttgacccgaaacattgcatatttccttcgctccatagatgctgcctcacccgctgagtttctccagcatttttgtctaccacaaaaTGTCAATGATTCCGGTAAtgccgagagagctagagagagatgagatggggagcgagagagagcaaggtagagagagagcgaaagacaaagagacacaacgtgggtcggtaggtaaattgaatgactaacctgctgcacaccaagaagctcaccaagatgaagccctcaatcatgattgtgagttttaagaaattctcaatgtgtcatcaatgcatcgatctacattcctcagtaaatgtaattgtattTTGAACGTATTAATGATGctgcgtgaattgtattcaaaggaacgcagcgtcATTAATGCTTGTTCAaaccacaattacatttactgaggaatgtgggtcgatgcattgatgacacattgcatAACTACtcgttaactactggctgttaacaagtgccaCAATAGTAGTTAACAAATTGTTTGTGTcagatggccgtgcagcggttattatccatgttcgttttgtaatAAAATCCATATGGCGAATgttctttttaatctttatttaacaaagcaaattcctatatctgtacaaaatacggaaaattaacgcggggcccccCTTAGGCGTGGGGCCAAATGGAGGGAAAATGGTCGAATCGGCTTAAGGCTGGCCTGCTCACttgggccctgtgcaactgcagaaggacctctttgctcctatatttgatttcacttgttataaaggccaacatgccattcgctttcttcactgcctgctgtacctgcatgcttactttcatagactgatgaacaaggacccccagatcccgttgtacttccccttttaccaacttgatgccatttagatagtaatctgccttcctgtttttgataccaaagtggataacctcacatttatctacattaaacctcatctgtcatgcatctgcccactcccccaacctgtccaagtcaccctgcattctcatagcaaccacctcacagtttacactgccacccagctttgtgtcatttgcaaattggctaatgttactttgaatcccttcatccaaatcattgatgtatattgtaaataacagtggtcccagcaccgagccttgcggtaccaaactagtcactgcctgccattctgaaagggacccgttaatccttactctttgtttcctgtctgccaaccaattccctatccatgtcagcactctacccccaataccatgtgcctcattttgcccactaatctcctgtgggacctcattaaatgctttcttaaagttaaggtacaatacatccactggctcttccttgtccattttcctagttacatcttcaaaaaattccagaatattagtcaagcatgatttccccttcataaatccatgctgactcggactgatcctgttactgctatccaaatgtgcggctatttcatcttttattgttgactccagcatcatccccaccaccgatgtcaggctaactggtctataattccctgttttctctctcccgcctttattaaaatgtgggataacattagcaaccttccaatccacaggaactgatcctgagtctataaaacattgggaaattatcaccaatgcatccacgatttctagagccacttcattaagtaccctggaatgcagaccatcaggccctggggatttatcacccttcagtcccatcagtttatccAATagcttcctgcctaatgtggatttccttcagtttctccaccaccctatatcaggaagattgtttgtgtgtcctccttagtgaagacaaatccaaagtacctgttcaactcctctgccatttccttgttccccataataaattcacctttttcggtcttcaagggtccaattttggtcttaactaatttttttctcttctcatACCAagataagcttttactatcctcctttatattcttggctagcttaccatcGTACCTCAacgtttctccccgtattgtctttttagtaagcttctgttgttctttaaacattacccaatcctcttgcttcccgctcatctttcctacgttgtacttctttgctttaatttttatactgtccctgatgtcccttgtcagccacggttgccctttactccccttggaatctttcttcctcctaggaatgagctgatcctgcaccttctgtattattcctagaaatacctgccatttttgttccactgtcatccctgctagtgtaaatttcctgtcaactttggccagctcctccctcatggccccataatcCCCTTTATTCAGCTGTAACCCTGACACCtccctccgatctacccttctccctctcgatttgtagattaaaactgaccatgttatggtcattaCCTCCAAATggctcacatgaggttcaaacgaaatttggtttctgcagtcatacaagaaaagaaccaagacagacACCAACACAAtctacacagacatccatcacagtgaacctcctcctcactgtgatggaaggcaaagtcttgtctctgcattcttctcccgatgtcaaagtcaaagcccccggcgggtgctagcaagtccgcggccatttaaagccgcgctgggcgatgtaaggccctgctctaggtcttgatgttggagcccccggcaggcgctagcaagtccgcggctatttaaagccgcgccaggcgatgtaaagccccgctccaggtcactttcaaccccgcaatttgggcgggagaagtcgccattgccggtgccccgcaaagcggtctcccactgaggacccgcgagctcccggtgtcaccatctaccggagtcaggtcgcagccgcgtgccaccacagctctccacgctctgaactctccacgctccgaagcaggtcagctccacgatggtaggtccgcagctccgcaggctcccccacccaccccccgccccccacacatacacatttaaaagcccactacaaactataccctcaacaggacaaaaaaaaaaaaaatgaaaacaatttCTGGACTAAATTATTATAATGTCAGCAAGGTTCAGTCCACAGCTGACACCTTCCATACCAATATTTAACTACTTTGAATAAAACTCCATTTAAACTGTGCAGTAAACCCCAATTAGTTCAATATACTGCTGATAAGACATCTTAAGCTATGATTCCAGAAAGTAGTGAACCTTGTCTTCATACTAGAACAAATATAATTGGTTGCAATTCTTCCCATTTTTGCTCGTTTCTGGAATGTCAGTGATAAAATAATACCATTTGATACCATAActttctttcttctttccacGTTCAGTCTCCATAGAATTAAGATCACTTCTATTCATTGGAATTGTTGATTCACGTTTcactctcacatcggttgtttcgacaataatcgaccaggcaccagggttgctttaaacgtacgttttattgagcaggagtctccacacaggttacaacctggcaaagagtcaagctgcctgcccttaattgcaaggctctttatatgttaatgccaccgtttagcacctcccacattcccccgatcaaagaaccgacacgtacgaagaatacaggaaaccaagtatggacatataaggggatgaaagaggaaccacacatactctcagaccagtacattcctcagtcttcctggctagggggggaggttgtgtattcctcaatcttgtcagactgggcctgtgatcctttattcatgactacacagtaactgcaagacattgtgtattccttaattgcagccggttccagcaagtctggtcagcagccatcttatgtcctttgtttcagtctacctggccaaccattttgtctttcagaacaatcttataacattgattcagaatttctattcatcattccCCCCTTTTGCCATTCTTATGGCAACACTCATAGTCCATTTAAAAGTCCCATTCGCCGAATCTCGTAACCTTCTAGTTCCCTGGCCAAGGCTTCTTGGACCGTCTGACCTTTGTCCCCTAATTCTCCTTCCTCACTCACTTCATCGTTTTCGCTGTCGTTGGGGAATGGTAACAGTCTCTCCTGCTCACGCTGTAAGATCATCATTCGTACAGAATTTTTAGTTTCCTCGGGGGTGGTCCCCAAACCCGATAAAGCCACCATTAATCGGGCTATGATACACTTTACAATAGCAATCCCCACAAATAAGCAAGTAACTACTATAGCAGCATAGATGGCAATGCTGATGATCCAGTTGTATACTCCCCCTAATCCCCAATTCCCCCATCCCTGGTTTTCATTTATTCCATCCAAAAAGGTGGTAATCTCTTTCTGGTGTTGTGTGATGTTGCTAGTCCGGTCTTGAACCCCCATCATACATTTCCCTTTTATGACGGTACAGGTCCCCCCTTCTCTAGCCAATAAGTAATCGAGCGCATATCTATTTTGTAGGGAAAACATCCTCATTTCGGCCATCTGGGTTTTTACTGCCTCCAAGGCTCCAGTTGTTGCATTGCCCAGAATTGTCAGGCCACAAACAAGGTAATTTCGGTTTTTGGCTGCTTCACCTCCACCCACTCCTCCCATGGTTAGCATGCTTAATAATCCCCATCCAATGGCATGTCCGTGGGTAGCTCCCCTAACCCCTGGATTTCTCCATTGCGCGCAAAACTCGGCTGACACTGTCCTTCGACGAACCCGAGCCATGGGTTTAGTCCATTGCTCGGGACAAGGTACCGTGGTTGGCACCAATGCTCCAACTGCCACGTTCTTGGGGAAAGGGGGTTTTAGGACATTGGTTCCTTTCCCATTAAAGAAAAAGTAATATCCTTCCTCCGTATATAATGATCCATTACAGCCCCTTCGGGTATTAATGACTTCTCCCCCTCCAGACCAGTCCCTCCACGCTTCACTGATCCCATTGCTATAACTAGGGATTGGCAGGTGATGGGATCCTACTGTCAGATGGGTCCCGTTGGCCCATCCACACAACAACTGAAATCCAGCATTTACGGGGATACAGTCCTTAGACACCTGACATTGGACTCCATTATAGGTAAGGTTACATGTGGAGCCATGAACGGGCCCTTGCAGAGCGCAAGTGAggttatttttaacatttatgaCTATACACCCGTGTCCTTGGTTACTAAAACAATTTTCATATTGCCTGTTGTCattattggtggtgaagttacatGGCCTAGCCGGTGCTCTTGACGCCGTCCTAGATCCATTGTAGCAAATGTCGTAGGAGTGGTTATTGTTCTTAGGGAGCGGTAAGCAGTTGGCCGGTGGAGCGAGAAGCCTATCATAGTTGATGCTGACGGTTTTAACAGGGACCGTTTTTTTTTCCTGGCACTTCACCAGTCGTTCAGTTCTGCCCcatgcaggggatggggtaaacagggaggtaactgatgtcatttgtggataacaaaccacctgccccttcccgaatagctcgttgtgtgcctggatgaataaattggagttttctcgttcccctctctttcctcgttTGTTCCGTCCGTATTCAGTCTTTGTCCATTTCCAGCCGAAACCGATTAACCCTGCAGTGGTCGCCACACATATTAATGCCACGAAGACCCTCATCTCAGCGATTTATTTCGTATCTGGGAAGAcaagggaggaaaaaaaagaacgTGCAATTTCATGGCAAAATTAATTCGTGCCCTGCTTCCCGTGGACTGGATCCCCCTCCCTGACCTCAACCTCCCCCCTTTGCTTGGTGTCACCAACCACTTTGCAATGGTGCAAATGCACCCATGCCGATCGTCCTTCTACCTTTACCGCGGTGGGGGTGGTGAGAAGAACCTGGAAGGGGCCCAACCATCGAGGAGAAAGGGTGTCCTTACGAACCCAATTCTTAATCAACACATAAGAACCCGGGGTGATCCGTCCATTAACGGGAAATTCTATGTCGCCCACATAAGCGGCCTTGACCTCCCCATGAATCTCACGCAGGGCCCTTGTAAGGGCAAGGACGTAAGAGACCATCTCCTCCGTCATGTGATGCAACGTCATTGTGGCCGGGATAATGTCTGTCCAAGGGGTGCGCAGAGGTCGGCCATAGATGATCTCTGCAGGAGACAACCTTGTCTTCCCTGCTGGAAGGACTCTGATCTGGAACAAAGCAACAGGCAACATTTTAACCCAGGTGGAGCCTGATTGGTCCACCAGCTTGGCAAGCTTGGTCTTCAGGGTCTGGTTCAAGCGTTCCACCATTCCTGCAGCCTGTGGGCGATAAGCACAATGCAGCCGCTGGGTTACGCCCAGCTGTCGGTACAATTCTTTATTGATAGCGGCAATGAAGTGAGGGCCGTTATCCGAACTGATGGTGTTTGGAACCCCGAAACGAGGAACAACCTGCCGTAATAAAATAGACACCACCGTAGAGGCAGTGCAATCAGTGGTTGGAAAGGCTTCAATCCACCTAGAAAACACATCAACAATAACAAGTACATGTTTATAACACTGACACTTAGGCAAATCAATAAAATCCATCTGCAAGGTTTCAAACGGAGCAGTAGGTAATGGAGTACGACCCGTCTGGCAGACAACTCCTTTACCAGGGTTGTGTGTAGCACAGGTGAGGCACCGTGCACTAGTTTGGGCTGCCAAAACCTTAAGTCGAGGATGCCACCATGCCTGTAAGAGAGCGTCTACTAGCAAGGTGGCCCCACAGTGAGTGGCTAGATGTAGGCAATCAACGACCCAGGTCGCTAACTGGTCTGTCATACAGGTCTGTCCGGCCGGCATGAGCCACAATCCAGAGTCAGCCTTCCGACAGCCCAGCTGCTCCCATTCCATTATAACATTAGCAGAGGCGTCCCCCTGTAAGAGCAATACATCATTTATGGTTGGCATAGGTTTCTCAGATTCAGACGAGCCCATATAAAGGCTTTTCCTCATCATACCCCATCATTTACTACCCAGCACACTTTAAATCTACCGCGTGAAGCACACTTAGCCGCATCGTCAGCCAACCTTTGATTACCGAACAGGACTGGCAACAACGGGGGGGGCAGGCTGGTTCAACGGGGGTGCTCCACGGACTCCCCAAGGATAATCCTCTACCTCCTCCTCGTCGTCACCTCCCAAATCTATGCCAGCCACCGACTTACGTAAGTCTTTATCTACCTTGGCCatattttgtctctctctctcctgacgatccttactttccttagcatgcctgcattcctgttttaatactgtcactgacttctcctgacccccctcggtcaggggtattcctagtttcaaggcattactctgccaactggccgttaaagaccgtgccttttctttgttataatgatcgatccacaactgaatggccctttttatatatttttttttttatccgtTCTCCATATTACACTTTGGGCTCTTGATAACACACTCATAACCCCCTTCAGGCCATTCATCCTTCCCCAGTTTATGAATGAGTCCTCCCGACATACGCCtaaaggtctcctccatttctggatgcaagaaacatagctgatgtaatggccggtctgggtgacaactggtgtccataccattacccatttttaaacttatactattacacacaatatttcagggttaaccgcgagtccttggttccaccgtatctcactcggtcacttcaattcctgaccttcgcgtggaggatttcctctcttaacaaccagtctaaggcggactttctgtgagatacggaggtactttggtctcggctaacactcaatacttgctaactctttcagggttaacctagagcccttggttcctccgtatctcactcggccactttaaagtggactttctgtgagatatgggggtaccttggtctcagttaacgtctcaatactagttaactttattacacaaatatcacaacaaaatttcagggttaaccgtgagtccttggttccgtcgtatctcactcggccactttaaagcggactttctgtgagatatgggggtaccttggtctcggttaacactcaacacttgttaactctttcctagttaacttcctatacacagtgcactcctcttatataccgtctacggtccccctctacggggtgttttatccgctcgatcagactaggataatcctcgagacggcccttatcacaacaaaatttcagggttaaccgtgagtccttggttccgtcgtatctcactcggccactttaaagcggactttctgtgagatatgggggtaccttggtctcggttaacactcaacacttgttaactctttcctagttaacttcctatacacagtgcactcctcttatataccgtctacggtccccctctacggggtgttttatccgctcgatcagactaggataatcctcgagacggccctatccccgtgcccacaaccggaatgttcggatgtcgtcccaccaactgacgcaagtcagcgaattaccctgctacgccgggatacgaggaaggaccaagaggagatttaactaaatctactcacttggctgcgcacccttcacatcgatcccgtcgcccagtggattcactcgccggctcgatcagtcgctggttgacatcccacttctgacaccaaccaaatgttgattcacgtttctctctcacatcggttgtttcgacaataatcgaccaggcaccagggttgctttaaacgtacgttttattgagcaggagtctccacacaggttacaacctggcaaagagtcaagctgcctgcccttaattgcaaggctctttatatgttaatgccaccgtttagcacctcccacattcccccgatcaaagaaccgacacgtacgaagaatacaggaaaccaagtatggacatataaggggatgaaagaggaaccacacatactctcagaccagtacattcctcagtcttcctggctagggggggaggttgtgtattcctcaatcttgtcagactgggcctgtgatcctttattcatgactacacagtaactgcaagacattgtgtattccttaattgcagccggttccagcaagtctggtcagcagccatcttatgtcctttgtttcagtctacctggccaaccattttgtctttcagaacaatcttataacattgattcagaatttctattcatcagaaTGTAACTAGATTATTTGATCTCTGAGCGAGTGTGCATGTGcgtctgtgtgtatgtatgtttcTGCATTCACATTATGACTTCCATTTTACCTCTCCTTTGTTTAACAAAAATTAAATTTAGGTCACAATTACTACACCCCACCCAGGTGTGCATCCATTTCTCCCCCTGTCCTTTCTCCTTCCTCCCAaatcccttccacctatatcccttccttcagcttcacatttcactccttttcccTCCTTATCTTAcccatttgtgtctttttttcatctctaacctttgtccacccatctgccaatcgaaACCCCCCTCACCGGCATCCACTGATCACTTTCCAACTTTATCCTGCCCCATGTTTTTTCTAATCAgagattctttagtcagagggtagttaatctgtggaattcattgctagagagggctgtgtaggccaagtcagtggatatatttatggcagagatggacaaattcttgattagaactggtttcaagggttatggggagaatgcaggaaaatgggattaggaggcagagatccatgattgaatggcggagtagattttatgggctgaatggcctaattctactcctataacttgtgaacttgtgtgaATCATTCTTCCCCCTAATACAATCTGTCTGTAgaaatgtcctgacccaaaacatcacgtataCACATCCTCCAGGGTGCTGCCTGGccagtgaattactccagcaatttgtctttctctatttgtaaatcagcacctgtagttccttgggACACCAATAAGCACCTGTAAATAATTGAAAGGTATATACCCAGTTGGTTAGGTGGAGAGGAAAACAGATTTACATTGAAGGTGATGATCTTTCATGGATTATGTTTGGGATGCACCAATTTATGTAAAAATGTGATTAGAATATAGATTGCtgtcatttccagctttctcgcCAAACTGTAAAACATATCAGCGTTGTTGAAAAATCTATTCCTTTCTTGAATTAACCCTGAATCTATTTTCAATTCCCATCAATCATTCCTGGAAGGAGGCTcgtaaatattttttaattactcCCTCAACAGTTCCAGCAAGAAATCTTTCTCTCACCCTGTTTTTATATCTCCTTTACAGCTCTTTCTAGACTGATGCTCCTAATATATCTTCCTTTTTCCTAAACTGACAATTCTCTTCCAGTGTCAAGGACAGCATCCTTGAATACATCCATCCCATTTCCCACACTATGCTctcatcccttcccctccctctcatgATCAGGTTGCTTTTGTTCTCAAGTTCCACCTCATAAGCACTCAAGCTCCTCCCTCCACTACTTATTCCACCTCCAGCACAGTGCCACCAATACACACATCTTTCTTTACCTTCCACTTTCTACTCTTTGAAAGGACTATTCCCTTTAAGATGTCTTGACAGCTAAACCTTTTAGCTTTTATTTAAACTGGAAGATGTCCgagttgcaatttttttttaaaagtgggcAAATTGTTTGTTTCCTCCATTCAGACCACACAATACTTCTATCAGGTGAAACAGTAtgttgttacgagtggggggttggggagtgagagcagagtcacggggtatctCAGCCTGGGTGCAGTTGCGGCGTTGGTGCAGACGACTGCAGTGGTGcaccctcctgcacccacacacaactcactgacttcatccatttcaccattaacttccatctggcactcaaatacacctggaccatttctgacattttcctaccatttcttgacctcactatctccatcgcaggagatagactactgaccgacatccactataaacccactgactcccatggctatctggacacaacttcttcccaccttgcttcctgtaaggactccatcccctactcccaattcctctgtctacgtcgCATCTGAACCCAGGATgatgtgttccacaccagggcatcggagatgtcctcatcctTCAGGGAAgggaggttcccctcttctactatagatgaggctctcactagggtctcttctataccccgtgactctgctctcactacccaccccccccactcttaacaagggcagagtcccctttgAACTCAccatccaccctaccagccgtcacatacaacaaataatcctccgacatttttgccatctCCAACGTGATCCTACCACtttccacatcttcccatctcctcccctgcctGCTTTCCGCAgataccgctccctccgtaactccctggtcaattcgtcccttcccacccgaaccaccctctctccggcactttcccttgcagccaTAGGAAATGGTACACTTGTCGTTTTAActccccctttgactccattcaaggacccaagcagtctttccaggtgcatccATTGCTCTCGATGTCAGCTGCactacatctgtgagaccaagtgtaggcgtGGCTATATCTTCGCCGAGCACCTcctctcggttcgcaataaccaacctgatctccaagTGGCCCAgaactttaactctccctcccattccaaatccaacctttctgtcctgggcctcctccatggccagagtgaggaccactgcaaattggaggagcagcacctcatattttgcttgggtagtttgcatcccagcggtatgaacattgacttctccaatttcaggtagtccctactttcttctccccttctcagctgttcctcagcccactgtctccacatcTTCAAAATTTACTCAAAATTTATAGGGATTATTGCAAGCAGAATTGTTTGTCATTTGTGCCTTTGTTATGAAGCATTTTGATAGTGAGGgtgctctctctcttcccccccttcccccccccccccccccaccacctcactacccccccccccatcccccctcccccccccccccccgcatactgccatcccctccccccctcccatctcctcccccccccccccccccccgccagggcAAGTATGAAAAATGTTTCTTCCAACAAAATAAATATACCAGTATAGATTCAATGATATTAGATTAGATTTTTTCAGCTCCAGATAATCCATCATCAAAAAAATGCACACCCTTGATTGAAAAATATATTAATGCAATTCTCTAATACCAACACAAATACAATTTCTAGCTACACAGATGAATAAAATCTACATTGGCCCAAAGATTATTTAATGATGTTAATTATTCACTGTGTTGAATTAATTCCACGTTGACTGAAATATATGCACAAGCACGTTTCTATAGAATCTGACATTCTCGCCGGCTTCTGTCTATTATGGAGAGGTGATACCTGCATATCATCAACTCTTGATGAAGagctatgattaaaaaaaaatgaagctttAAGAGAAAAACAGAGCCAATGATCTGTTTGCAGAAATATAGTATTTTAGACTGGTCCAATTGCACAATGATATTGAGAAAATGATATTTTAACAAGAGAACATAAAAAGCCtttcatttgaaacaacaaaagcTCTCCTCAGGTCTCATTATTTTGCAGTGAACTTGGTGACATTCAAATTGCAGTATTTAATAGATGAAAGAGCTTGCACACCACGAAGTCTAGGTGCAAATTAAAAACAGAGCACTTATTTTGTCAGACATACAAAGATGACAAGTTCACTTTACAAAGTAGGAGGGAAAGGCTTTTAACTTTGGTTCactgggatactgattttacttATACTTGCATTTCTATGAACATAATTACATGATATGAAAGAAGTAATATTTCCTTTCTTAGAAGATATTTTTTCAATTTTTAGCAGTACGTTTAGGACAGATGAAATAGGATTTTGATTGTGTAAGTTATACAGTGTCTTAAAGGCAATTAGAGGCCAACTCTGATGTACTTGAGGTCTACATATTCTGTTAGCTCTATATTCAGGGAAGTTCAGCCCAAATATTTATCAGGTTCCCTGACCCTTCTGTAATATTTCAAAAGTCATGAGGACCTTTGATTTTGTTATATTCAAAATATAGATATATAAGATCATATATTTCTAATTATTATTATCTTATCAATATCAGACATTAGGAATTGCATTTTGACTTGCTGTGAATGGGAGGAGGATTGAACAGCATGAAAGCAGAGATGTTTGTTCTGTTGTCTCACAGTTCCAACCACATGTGGTACACATTCacatgtttgcacattctctctgtggctgtatgggttttctcttaATGCTATGGTTTCCACCTACATTTGCTAGACATGCTGgtaagttaatttgcttctgcATATTAGCATTTTGTGCAAATTAAGAGTAAAGAGAGTTGATGAAAATTAATGTAAGAAATATTTAATTGCATGATTTCTCCCCTGGGAATTGACATGGATCTGTTAAAGGTCTTACTTGCTTtgcacaactgtgattctacaaCGTCTGGAAGATGGTTTGAAGTAATTTTACAGTGCAATTGAGAAGGGTATTTTCCCTGTCACATCTACAGATTACTGGCACTGGATTTAGTATTAGAGTCcaccactataaacccactgactcccatggctatccagactac includes the following:
- the LOC129702234 gene encoding uncharacterized protein LOC129702234 isoform X1, whose product is MRVFVALICVATTAGLIGFGWKWTKTEYGRNKRGKRGERENSNLFIQAHNELFGKGQVVCYPQMTSVTSLFTPSPAWGRTERLVKCQEKKTVPVKTVSINYDRLLAPPANCLPLPKNNNHSYDICYNGSRTASRAPARPCNFTTNNDNRQYENCFSNQGHGCIVINVKNNLTCALQGPVHGSTCNLTYNGVQCQVSKDCIPVNAGFQLLCGWANGTHLTVGSHHLPIPSYSNGISEAWRDWSGGGEVINTRRGCNGSLYTEEGYYFFFNGKGTNVLKPPFPKNVAVGALVPTTVPCPEQWTKPMARVRRRTVSAEFCAQWRNPGVRGATHGHAIGWGLLSMLTMGGVGGGEAAKNRNYLVCGLTILGNATTGALEAVKTQMAEMRMFSLQNRYALDYLLAREGGTCTVIKGKCMMGVQDRTSNITQHQKEITTFLDGINENQGWGNWGLGGVYNWIISIAIYAAIVVTCLFVGIAIVKCIIARLMVALSGLGTTPEETKNSVRMMILQREQERLLPFPNDSENDEVSEEGELGDKGQTVQEALARELEGYEIRRMGLLNGL
- the LOC129702234 gene encoding protein NYNRIN-like isoform X2, whose protein sequence is MGSSESEKPMPTINDVLLLQGDASANVIMEWEQLGCRKADSGLWLMPAGQTCMTDQLATWVVDCLHLATHCGATLLVDALLQAWWHPRLKVLAAQTSARCLTCATHNPGKGVVCQTGRTPLPTAPFETLQMDFIDLPKCQCYKHVLVIVDVFSRWIEAFPTTDCTASTVVSILLRQVVPRFGVPNTISSDNGPHFIAAINKELYRQLGVTQRLHCAYRPQAAGMVERLNQTLKTKLAKLVDQSGSTWVKMLPVALFQIRVLPAGKTRLSPAEIIYGRPLRTPWTDIIPATMTLHHMTEEMIRNKSLR